The following proteins come from a genomic window of Geomonas sp. RF6:
- a CDS encoding ATP-dependent 6-phosphofructokinase, translating to MTGESFDFTIERLGECRFPSPMPVGRFTGDSERILYHCRAEDIEGYRDRGLPPPTLELAGPREKIFFDPSSIACGIVTCGGLCPGINDVIRAVVLSLNHHYGVRKIYGFRYGYEGVVKRNGIAPLQLTPESVADIGDLGGTILGSSRGPQDPVEMVEMLAELEIGILFAIGGDGTLKGAGAISREARRQGKAISVIGIPKTIDNDISCVQNSFGFETAVAEAQRAIYAAHTEALGARNGIGLVKLMGRDSGFIAAYATLVESAANFCLVPEVPFTLPGFLSALEQRLKRRGHAVVVVAEGAGQELVQQGGRDASGNVKLGDIGIFLRDAIKKHFAESGSEINLKYIDPSYIIRSQPANAHDSALCLLLGHSAVHAGMAGRTGMVVGVWNHQITHVPIALATEKRKKIDQDGWLWCSVLACTGQPAEMF from the coding sequence ATGACTGGTGAATCTTTCGACTTTACCATTGAGAGGCTCGGCGAGTGCCGCTTCCCTTCCCCTATGCCGGTGGGGCGCTTTACCGGCGACAGCGAACGGATACTGTACCACTGCAGGGCGGAGGATATTGAGGGGTATCGCGACAGGGGCCTTCCCCCCCCTACCCTGGAGCTGGCGGGGCCGCGGGAAAAAATCTTCTTCGATCCCTCCTCCATTGCCTGCGGCATCGTCACCTGCGGAGGTCTGTGCCCGGGGATCAACGACGTGATACGTGCGGTCGTTTTGAGCCTGAACCACCACTACGGAGTCAGGAAGATCTACGGTTTTCGTTACGGCTACGAGGGGGTGGTGAAGCGCAACGGCATCGCTCCCCTTCAGCTCACCCCGGAATCGGTGGCAGATATAGGGGACCTGGGAGGGACGATTCTCGGATCCTCACGGGGACCGCAGGACCCGGTCGAGATGGTGGAAATGCTGGCGGAACTGGAGATAGGGATACTCTTTGCCATCGGCGGAGACGGCACGCTGAAGGGAGCGGGGGCGATCTCCAGGGAAGCGCGGCGCCAGGGGAAAGCGATAAGCGTCATAGGGATACCGAAAACGATCGACAACGATATCTCCTGCGTCCAGAACAGCTTCGGCTTCGAGACGGCGGTCGCCGAGGCGCAGCGGGCGATCTACGCGGCCCACACAGAGGCGCTCGGCGCCCGAAACGGGATCGGGCTCGTGAAGCTTATGGGGCGGGATTCCGGATTCATCGCGGCGTATGCGACACTGGTGGAGAGCGCGGCGAACTTCTGCCTGGTGCCGGAGGTCCCTTTTACCCTGCCGGGGTTTCTGAGTGCCCTCGAGCAGCGCCTGAAACGGCGCGGACACGCGGTGGTCGTCGTGGCTGAAGGGGCGGGGCAGGAACTGGTGCAGCAGGGGGGGCGCGACGCTTCCGGAAACGTGAAGCTCGGCGACATCGGGATATTTCTCCGGGACGCCATAAAGAAGCACTTTGCCGAGAGCGGCAGCGAGATAAATCTGAAGTATATCGACCCGAGCTACATCATTCGCAGCCAGCCCGCCAATGCGCACGACTCGGCTCTCTGCCTGCTGCTGGGGCACAGCGCGGTGCACGCGGGGATGGCGGGGCGCACCGGGATGGTGGTGGGGGTGTGGAACCACCAGATAACCCATGTCCCGATTGCCCTGGCGACGGAAAAGAGGAAGAAGATCGACCAGGACGGGTGGCTCTGGTGCAGCGTGCTTGCGTGCACCGGGCAGCCCGCCGAGATGTTCTGA